One stretch of Synechococcus sp. HK05 DNA includes these proteins:
- a CDS encoding SDR family NAD(P)-dependent oxidoreductase: MTTTNPYALETLSNLLKGKVIIVTGGNSGIGKSIVEVVARLGARVVIDYRSHPEATEAIEQEIGQLGGSCFGVQADVSKLDDLQRLVQEAVNRYGRLDVMVNNAGIETRTSILDTTPEDFDKVLNVNLRGVFFATQYAAKQMIAQGSGGRIINISSVHEDWPMPNNTPYCVAKGGVRMLTRTAGVELASKGVSIVNVGPGAVATPINDSTMNNPELLAKLNAAIPMGRMAQPDEIAKVVAFLASDAASYITATSIFADGGIMQSSPGL; encoded by the coding sequence ATGACCACAACGAATCCCTACGCCCTCGAGACCCTCTCCAACCTGCTCAAAGGCAAGGTGATCATCGTCACGGGGGGCAACAGCGGGATTGGTAAATCGATCGTTGAGGTGGTGGCTCGCCTTGGCGCCCGCGTGGTGATCGACTATCGCTCGCACCCGGAAGCCACCGAGGCGATCGAACAGGAGATCGGTCAACTGGGTGGCAGCTGCTTTGGTGTGCAAGCCGATGTGTCGAAACTGGATGATCTGCAGCGGCTGGTGCAGGAGGCGGTGAATCGCTACGGCCGCCTCGATGTGATGGTGAACAACGCTGGCATCGAAACCCGCACCTCGATCCTCGACACCACCCCCGAAGATTTCGACAAGGTGCTGAATGTGAACCTGCGCGGTGTGTTCTTCGCCACGCAGTACGCCGCCAAGCAGATGATCGCCCAGGGCAGCGGCGGGCGCATCATCAACATCTCCTCGGTGCACGAAGACTGGCCGATGCCCAACAACACCCCCTATTGCGTTGCCAAAGGCGGTGTGCGCATGCTCACCCGCACCGCTGGTGTGGAGTTGGCCTCCAAGGGTGTGTCGATCGTGAACGTGGGCCCCGGCGCGGTGGCGACGCCGATCAACGACTCCACGATGAACAACCCAGAGCTGCTGGCCAAGCTCAATGCCGCCATCCCGATGGGCCGCATGGCTCAGCCGGATGAGATCGCCAAGGTGGTGGCGTTCCTGGCCAGCGACGCGGCCAGCTACATCACCGCCACCAGCATCTTTGCCGATGGCGGCATCATGCAGAGCAGCCCGGGCCTGTGA
- a CDS encoding Rid family detoxifying hydrolase, whose protein sequence is MSAGVIRRAIHSDRFPKPVASYSQGFQMGKMLFITGQLPVDPTTNLKVGDGDITLESRQVMRNMQAVLEEAGFGFEHLVSATVYLTDINKLDTFDAVWQEYFPDPMAYPSRAVVEVSALVLGIQLEISAIAIKD, encoded by the coding sequence ATGTCCGCCGGTGTGATCCGCAGAGCTATTCACAGCGACCGCTTTCCCAAGCCTGTGGCCTCCTACAGCCAGGGCTTCCAGATGGGCAAGATGCTGTTCATCACCGGGCAGCTGCCGGTGGATCCCACCACCAATCTCAAGGTGGGCGATGGCGACATCACCCTGGAATCGCGGCAGGTGATGCGGAATATGCAGGCGGTGCTCGAGGAAGCCGGGTTCGGATTCGAGCACCTGGTGAGCGCCACGGTGTACCTCACCGACATCAACAAGCTCGACACCTTCGACGCCGTGTGGCAGGAGTATTTCCCCGACCCCATGGCCTACCCCTCTCGCGCCGTGGTGGAGGTATCGGCTCTGGTGCTGGGCATCCAGCTCGAAATCTCCGCCATCGCCATCAAAGACTGA
- a CDS encoding cupin domain-containing protein — protein MSDPFSLAPQPETYWHLWTGTDGISRQQQCTINQFQLGQLGPGDSPQFSRPLFDQGNAFVTYLPVGWTADWHENHVPKWIYVLRGAWSVQSMDGQIAIMRAGEYSFGGDQGCIATPEGHKGHLSAQVGDEPCVQLIIQRNDAAWRQAPPGFFQ, from the coding sequence ATGAGCGATCCCTTCAGCCTGGCTCCCCAACCGGAGACCTATTGGCATCTCTGGACCGGCACCGATGGCATCAGCCGCCAACAGCAGTGCACGATCAACCAGTTCCAGCTCGGGCAGCTGGGACCCGGAGATTCCCCTCAGTTCTCAAGGCCCCTGTTTGATCAGGGCAATGCCTTCGTCACCTACCTGCCGGTGGGGTGGACGGCCGACTGGCACGAAAACCATGTGCCCAAGTGGATCTATGTGCTGCGGGGCGCCTGGTCAGTGCAGAGCATGGATGGGCAGATCGCGATCATGCGCGCCGGCGAGTACTCCTTCGGCGGTGATCAGGGCTGCATCGCCACCCCGGAAGGGCACAAGGGGCATCTCTCCGCCCAGGTGGGCGATGAGCCCTGCGTGCAGCTGATCATCCAGCGCAACGACGCTGCCTGGCGGCAAGCCCCGCCGGGCTTCTTCCAATGA
- a CDS encoding SMP-30/gluconolactonase/LRE family protein → MNHPSSCTESYDPRFEALVLFNAELEQLAEGFRWLEGPVWFGDQRCLFFSDIPGNRTLRWSEQHGVSTFLEPSEFANGQTRDRQGRLIQCHHRSRCLTRLEHNGSITTLVSQAHGRRLNAPNDVVVKSDGSIWFSDPLYGLLNDYEGGRQHSEQPPALYRLDPSSGEIQAVATDFDGPNGLAFSPDEQLLYVAESGAPGVPEPRQYIRRFQVNGDGRSLSGGEIFHKINPGWADGFRVDEHGNLWCGAADGVHVIAPDGALIGKVLVPKRVSNVCFGDRYGSRLFMCASTAIYSLFTATRGATWPQ, encoded by the coding sequence ATGAACCATCCCTCCAGCTGCACCGAGAGCTACGACCCGCGCTTCGAAGCCTTGGTGTTGTTCAACGCTGAGCTCGAACAGCTGGCCGAGGGCTTCCGCTGGCTTGAGGGACCCGTGTGGTTTGGCGATCAGCGCTGTCTGTTCTTCAGCGACATCCCGGGTAATCGCACCCTGCGCTGGAGCGAACAGCACGGCGTCAGCACCTTTCTGGAGCCTTCGGAATTCGCCAACGGCCAAACGCGCGATCGCCAAGGCCGACTGATCCAATGCCATCACCGCAGCCGTTGCCTCACGCGCCTGGAGCACAACGGCAGCATCACCACGCTGGTGTCGCAGGCCCATGGCCGTCGCCTCAACGCTCCCAACGATGTGGTGGTGAAGAGCGATGGCTCGATCTGGTTCAGCGATCCGCTCTATGGCCTGCTGAACGACTACGAGGGCGGCCGCCAGCACTCAGAACAGCCCCCGGCCCTCTACCGCCTGGATCCCAGCAGCGGCGAGATCCAGGCCGTCGCCACCGATTTCGACGGACCCAACGGCCTGGCCTTCTCCCCGGATGAACAGCTGTTGTATGTGGCCGAATCCGGTGCCCCCGGCGTGCCTGAGCCCCGGCAGTACATCCGCCGCTTCCAGGTGAACGGCGATGGCCGCAGCCTCAGCGGCGGTGAGATCTTCCACAAGATCAACCCGGGCTGGGCCGATGGCTTCCGCGTGGATGAGCACGGCAACCTCTGGTGCGGGGCTGCCGATGGCGTGCACGTGATCGCACCCGATGGCGCCTTGATCGGCAAGGTGCTCGTGCCGAAGCGCGTGTCGAACGTTTGCTTCGGCGATCGCTACGGCAGCCGCCTGTTCATGTGCGCCTCCACCGCGATCTACAGCCTGTTCACCGCCACCCGCGGCGCCACCTGGCCGCAGTGA
- a CDS encoding Nif11-like leader peptide family natural product precursor, whose product MANPQLETFLKQVKGDPALLERFSACPNLNAIAALGAEQGFSFSGVDLVKHQAEATLRLSESDLEAAAAGVELEGHLWLMKIVWG is encoded by the coding sequence ATGGCCAACCCACAGCTCGAAACGTTCCTCAAGCAGGTGAAAGGCGATCCAGCCCTGCTGGAGCGTTTCAGCGCCTGCCCCAACCTCAATGCCATTGCAGCCCTGGGCGCTGAGCAGGGCTTCAGCTTCAGCGGCGTGGATCTGGTGAAGCACCAGGCCGAAGCCACGCTGCGGCTCAGCGAAAGCGATCTCGAAGCAGCCGCCGCCGGGGTGGAGCTGGAGGGGCACCTCTGGCTGATGAAGATCGTGTGGGGCTGA
- a CDS encoding heme-binding protein, giving the protein MRTVATLELADCRHIAAAAEAMAAQHLATVSLAICDAGGHPLLVVRLDGASPSSTAVAMAKARMAALNGKATADQEAAINGERPALLQLAAVFKESAVAMGGGLPLLHNGTCIGAVGVSGMTPDLDGAIAAAAATALQTLGC; this is encoded by the coding sequence ATGCGCACCGTTGCCACGCTCGAACTCGCCGACTGCCGCCATATCGCCGCCGCCGCGGAGGCGATGGCCGCGCAACACCTGGCCACAGTGAGCCTGGCCATCTGTGATGCCGGGGGCCATCCCCTGCTGGTGGTGCGGCTCGATGGGGCAAGCCCCTCCAGCACCGCCGTGGCCATGGCCAAAGCGCGGATGGCCGCGCTAAACGGCAAAGCCACCGCCGATCAGGAGGCCGCCATCAACGGCGAGCGGCCGGCCCTGCTGCAACTGGCCGCAGTGTTCAAAGAGTCGGCAGTAGCGATGGGCGGCGGCCTGCCGCTGTTGCACAACGGCACCTGCATCGGAGCCGTGGGTGTGTCGGGGATGACACCCGATCTCGATGGCGCCATTGCCGCCGCTGCAGCGACCGCCCTGCAAACCCTTGGCTGCTGA
- a CDS encoding VOC family protein, whose product MAAEHLAERSMRTPHIRSLGFTCRNAEALASFYTSHLGCLRQECLELEAGDYAELIGLPGSRLKLLRLRLGDEQLELLEVLELGPNLRAGRSIPAESRSNDLWFQHICIVVADIAAAAGPVQKLIQQGQLQRISSSPQTLPSWNQAAAGIQAFKFHDPEGHCLELLQFPQDKGEPRWHRTAAGSPFLGIDHSAIANADTPRSCRFYDELLGLRLGGDGVNSGIEQDHLDGLSETEVRITGHRCPEGPGIECLNYLQPAGGRPLPADQNSADRAHWQIRLQVRDLEAIASQLESYGGSWVSPGIVDLSAEQATALGFNRALQIRDPDGHQLQIVSS is encoded by the coding sequence TTGGCTGCTGAGCACCTCGCCGAGCGATCCATGCGCACGCCCCACATCCGCAGCCTTGGCTTCACCTGCCGCAATGCCGAGGCCCTGGCCAGCTTCTACACAAGCCATCTGGGTTGCCTCCGCCAGGAGTGCCTGGAGCTCGAGGCCGGCGACTACGCCGAACTGATCGGACTCCCGGGCAGCCGCCTCAAACTGCTGCGGTTGCGGCTCGGCGACGAGCAGCTGGAACTCTTGGAAGTGCTGGAGCTGGGGCCGAACCTGCGAGCCGGCCGCTCCATTCCCGCCGAGTCCCGCAGCAACGACCTCTGGTTCCAGCACATCTGCATCGTGGTGGCCGACATAGCCGCCGCCGCCGGGCCGGTGCAGAAGCTCATCCAGCAAGGCCAGCTGCAGCGAATCTCCAGCTCCCCGCAAACCCTACCCAGCTGGAACCAGGCGGCCGCCGGGATCCAGGCGTTCAAATTTCACGATCCTGAAGGCCATTGCCTGGAGCTGCTGCAGTTTCCGCAAGACAAGGGCGAACCGCGCTGGCACCGAACCGCGGCGGGATCACCGTTTCTCGGCATCGACCACAGCGCCATTGCCAATGCCGACACGCCACGCAGCTGCAGGTTCTACGACGAGCTGCTGGGATTGCGGCTCGGCGGCGATGGCGTGAACAGCGGCATCGAACAAGACCATCTCGATGGCCTGAGCGAAACCGAAGTGCGGATCACAGGGCACCGCTGCCCAGAAGGCCCCGGCATCGAATGCCTCAACTACCTGCAACCGGCGGGCGGGCGGCCCCTGCCGGCCGACCAGAACAGCGCCGACCGAGCCCATTGGCAGATCCGCCTTCAAGTGAGGGATCTCGAGGCCATCGCCTCTCAGTTGGAGAGCTATGGCGGCAGCTGGGTGAGCCCCGGCATCGTGGATCTCTCCGCTGAGCAGGCCACGGCCCTCGGCTTCAACCGAGCCCTGCAGATCCGCGACCCCGATGGCCATCAACTGCAAATCGTGAGCAGCTGA
- a CDS encoding DoxX family protein, translating to MDITVVELLVPAAPSPFAQAALLLLRVFMGICFIRHGWPKLRNLQTWAQMLKTPAWLCFLSAGSMWAGGIALIVGFLTPLASFAILVSMAYAMVLEIKGGFPFIAADPYLIPEGDYAGPMGVGEPPSWEKAAMYVVMCLVLICCGGGMLSLDTLLLEDLLRIWLGV from the coding sequence ATGGACATCACCGTTGTGGAGTTGCTGGTGCCGGCGGCACCGTCCCCCTTCGCCCAGGCGGCATTGCTACTGCTGCGGGTGTTCATGGGCATCTGCTTCATCCGACACGGGTGGCCGAAGCTGCGCAACCTGCAGACCTGGGCTCAGATGCTGAAAACCCCCGCCTGGCTGTGCTTCCTCTCGGCCGGATCGATGTGGGCGGGCGGCATCGCCCTCATCGTGGGCTTCCTCACCCCACTGGCCTCCTTCGCCATCCTGGTGTCGATGGCCTACGCGATGGTGCTGGAAATCAAGGGTGGTTTCCCCTTTATCGCCGCCGACCCCTATCTGATCCCTGAAGGCGACTACGCCGGCCCGATGGGCGTGGGTGAGCCGCCCAGCTGGGAGAAAGCCGCCATGTATGTGGTGATGTGCCTGGTGCTGATCTGCTGCGGCGGCGGCATGCTCTCGCTCGACACCCTGTTGCTCGAGGATCTCCTGCGAATCTGGCTCGGGGTCTGA
- a CDS encoding GMC family oxidoreductase, producing MDLLQSLGQLQKPETSHFDLIIVGSGAGGGTLARVLAPTGLRILILERGDWLPQEPQNWDADEVFQKGRYLSKDIWYDGKGNPFQPGTHYFVGGATKMYGAHHFRLRQRDFEELEHHDGISPAWPLRYSDFEPWYQQAEATYHVHGLRGEDPTDPPSSVPYPHPPISHEPRIQKLADDLRSAGLHPFHAPSGVMLDESNMPYSRCRRCNNCDGFPCLVHAKGDAEVCGVRPALAASANVSLLTRAEVKRLVTDAAGTTVTGVELVRDGEELRYSADLVVVSCGAANTARLLLMSANDKHPRGLANGSDQVGRNYMFHNSKAAVALSHEPNPTIFQKTISINDWYFGDTDYDYPMGNIQMTGKTRGAIMKGYAPLETFLMPNWSMDEIAAHALDFWITTEDLPDPNNRVTIDSAGHIHLNYTVNNQTSADRLWGRLQGMLDKLYLKKHLIERQIYIKNPMGIAAVGHQAGTCRFGTDPATSVLDVNCKAHELDNLYVVDTSFFPSIGAVNPSLTAIANAIRVGHHLKERMGAR from the coding sequence GTGGATTTACTCCAGTCGCTCGGACAGCTGCAGAAGCCGGAGACGAGCCACTTTGATCTGATCATCGTCGGCAGTGGTGCCGGCGGTGGCACGTTGGCGCGGGTGTTGGCTCCCACTGGGCTGCGGATCCTGATTCTCGAGCGTGGCGACTGGCTGCCGCAGGAGCCGCAGAACTGGGATGCCGATGAGGTGTTCCAGAAGGGCCGCTATCTCAGCAAAGACATCTGGTACGACGGCAAGGGCAACCCGTTCCAGCCGGGAACGCATTACTTCGTGGGCGGTGCCACCAAGATGTATGGCGCCCATCATTTCCGCCTCCGCCAGCGCGACTTTGAGGAGCTGGAGCATCACGACGGCATCTCACCAGCCTGGCCCCTGCGTTACAGCGATTTCGAGCCCTGGTATCAGCAGGCTGAGGCCACGTATCACGTGCATGGCCTGCGCGGTGAAGATCCCACGGATCCCCCCAGTTCTGTGCCCTACCCCCATCCGCCGATCTCACACGAGCCGCGGATTCAGAAGTTGGCGGATGATCTACGCAGTGCCGGTCTGCATCCGTTTCATGCCCCCAGCGGCGTGATGCTCGATGAGAGCAACATGCCTTATAGCCGTTGCCGGCGCTGCAACAACTGTGATGGTTTCCCCTGTCTGGTGCATGCCAAAGGGGATGCCGAAGTGTGCGGCGTCCGCCCTGCCCTGGCTGCCAGTGCCAACGTGTCGTTGCTCACTCGCGCTGAGGTGAAGCGGTTGGTGACTGATGCAGCCGGCACCACGGTGACGGGTGTTGAGCTGGTGCGCGATGGCGAGGAGCTGCGCTATTCAGCGGATCTGGTGGTGGTGAGCTGCGGCGCGGCCAATACGGCCCGTCTGCTGTTGATGTCGGCCAACGACAAGCACCCCCGTGGCCTGGCCAATGGCTCTGATCAGGTGGGCCGCAACTACATGTTCCACAACAGCAAGGCGGCGGTGGCTCTCTCCCATGAGCCTAATCCCACCATCTTCCAGAAAACGATTTCGATCAACGACTGGTATTTCGGCGATACCGATTACGACTACCCCATGGGCAACATCCAGATGACGGGTAAGACCCGCGGGGCGATCATGAAGGGCTACGCGCCGCTGGAAACCTTCCTGATGCCCAACTGGAGCATGGATGAAATTGCGGCCCATGCCCTTGATTTCTGGATCACCACGGAGGATCTCCCCGACCCCAACAATCGCGTGACGATTGATTCGGCGGGCCACATTCACCTCAACTACACGGTGAATAACCAAACCTCAGCGGATCGGCTCTGGGGCCGCCTGCAGGGGATGCTCGACAAGCTCTATCTGAAGAAGCACCTGATCGAGCGCCAGATCTACATCAAAAATCCGATGGGCATTGCCGCTGTGGGGCACCAGGCCGGCACCTGCCGTTTCGGCACCGATCCCGCGACCTCTGTGCTCGATGTGAACTGCAAGGCCCACGAGCTCGACAACCTCTACGTGGTGGATACGAGCTTCTTCCCCAGCATCGGTGCGGTGAATCCCTCGCTCACCGCGATCGCCAATGCGATCCGCGTGGGCCATCACCTCAAGGAGCGCATGGGGGCCCGCTGA
- a CDS encoding glucosidase yields the protein MAERDREGVRWDLWGSYLPERQWGTVREDYSADGNAWNSFPHDHARSRVYRWGEDGLLGICDSQCRLCFSVALWNGVDPILKERPFGLANEEGNHGEDIKDYYFHIANTPTHSFMRGLYKYPQQRFPYEQLLEENRRRGRDQPEYELVDTGIFDESRYFDVFIEYAKAGPDDIAIRIRAINRGPDPAPLTLLPTLWLRNTWSWGYPDEHEHPMQLEGDAVQATVGGGVGTYRLSCQNQGTWLFTDNETNTQRLYQKPNARPFQKDGFHRFLINGDQEAINPSQRGTKVARHLQRTLQPGEEWQVDLRLSGPVSSADAPAVSSEVDLLFRMREQEWREFFESRVPHLSEEDRLIHSSAAAGLLWCKKYYGWSVQRWLDGDPTSAQPSPQRWHTQNASWQRLHAHDVISMPDAWEYPYFCQWDLMFHAVAFTVFDPATAKQQCMLLRSPHYTAPNAQTPAYEWALSDPNPPIGAWAAMRVFQIDRKSTEEPDLGFLRAALRKLILEYGWWANRNDRSGDNVFEGGFLGLDNIAVFDRRYPLADGSRIEQCDGTAWMASLSLNLLNISVELSREEPEYADMCERFVYDYLSLALTLNTPGSRGYVNWDEEDGFYYDVIKRPDGSSTFLRTRSVSGLVPLLAVTSFDVDTVKRLPVLDVASSMKWLLHERARPQWFVDNFTEWRNDRLLFALVPEQRLRRICERLFDEDEFLSPYGIRALSKVYEEHPYTFTEGSDSQTLGYSPADSPVPMFGGNSNWRGPVWMPINFLLIEALQKFGHYYGDSFKVEFPTRSGNWISLWDASLQLEHRLVDLFRRGSDGRRPFNGAVDLFQNDPHWRDLILFNEYFHGDNGSGVGASHQTGWTAMVCKMINQLSRYPSSATGS from the coding sequence ATGGCCGAGCGCGACCGGGAGGGTGTGCGCTGGGATCTTTGGGGCAGCTATTTGCCGGAGCGGCAGTGGGGAACCGTTCGCGAGGACTATTCCGCTGATGGCAACGCCTGGAATTCCTTCCCCCATGATCACGCCCGCTCACGGGTGTATCGCTGGGGGGAAGACGGCCTGCTGGGCATCTGTGATAGCCAATGCCGCCTCTGTTTCTCCGTGGCGCTCTGGAACGGAGTGGATCCAATCCTCAAGGAACGCCCCTTTGGCCTTGCCAATGAAGAAGGTAACCACGGCGAAGACATCAAAGATTACTACTTTCATATCGCTAATACTCCCACCCACAGCTTCATGCGTGGGCTCTACAAATATCCGCAGCAGCGTTTCCCCTACGAGCAACTCCTCGAGGAAAATCGCCGTCGCGGTCGCGATCAGCCCGAATACGAGCTGGTGGATACCGGCATTTTTGATGAGAGCCGCTATTTCGATGTGTTCATCGAATACGCCAAGGCGGGGCCAGACGATATTGCGATTCGGATCCGAGCCATCAACCGCGGTCCGGATCCAGCACCCCTCACCCTGCTGCCCACCCTTTGGTTGCGCAACACCTGGAGCTGGGGTTATCCGGATGAACACGAGCATCCGATGCAGCTCGAGGGGGATGCCGTTCAGGCCACCGTCGGGGGCGGGGTTGGCACCTATCGGCTGAGTTGTCAGAACCAGGGCACCTGGCTGTTCACCGATAACGAGACCAATACACAGCGGCTCTACCAGAAGCCCAACGCCCGTCCGTTCCAGAAGGATGGATTTCACCGCTTTCTGATCAACGGCGATCAGGAGGCCATCAATCCTTCCCAACGCGGCACCAAGGTGGCCCGGCATCTGCAGCGCACGCTGCAACCCGGAGAGGAATGGCAGGTGGATCTGCGTCTCAGCGGACCGGTCAGTTCTGCGGATGCGCCGGCTGTGAGCAGCGAGGTGGATCTGCTGTTCCGCATGCGTGAACAGGAATGGCGAGAGTTCTTTGAGAGCCGAGTTCCCCATCTCAGCGAGGAAGATCGCCTCATCCACAGCAGCGCGGCTGCTGGTTTGCTCTGGTGCAAGAAGTATTACGGCTGGAGTGTGCAGCGCTGGCTTGATGGTGATCCCACCTCTGCCCAGCCATCGCCACAGCGCTGGCACACCCAAAATGCCTCGTGGCAGCGGCTGCATGCTCACGACGTGATCTCCATGCCCGATGCATGGGAATACCCCTACTTCTGCCAGTGGGATCTGATGTTCCATGCGGTGGCCTTCACCGTGTTCGATCCCGCCACCGCCAAGCAGCAGTGCATGTTGCTGCGCTCGCCGCACTACACGGCTCCCAATGCTCAGACCCCGGCTTACGAGTGGGCGCTCTCCGATCCCAATCCCCCGATCGGCGCCTGGGCCGCGATGCGGGTCTTCCAGATCGATCGCAAGAGCACCGAAGAGCCTGATCTTGGCTTTCTTCGCGCGGCGTTGCGCAAGTTGATTCTTGAATACGGCTGGTGGGCTAACCGCAACGATCGTTCCGGCGACAATGTGTTTGAAGGTGGTTTTCTCGGCCTCGATAACATCGCTGTTTTTGATCGCCGCTATCCCCTCGCCGATGGCAGCCGCATCGAGCAGTGTGATGGCACGGCCTGGATGGCTTCGCTTAGCCTCAATCTGCTCAATATCAGTGTTGAGCTCAGCCGCGAGGAGCCGGAATATGCCGATATGTGTGAGCGCTTTGTCTACGACTACCTCTCCCTGGCTCTCACCCTCAATACGCCGGGTAGTCGGGGCTATGTGAACTGGGATGAGGAGGACGGCTTCTACTACGACGTGATCAAGCGTCCGGATGGCAGCAGCACGTTCCTGCGCACCCGATCGGTATCAGGGCTGGTTCCTCTGCTTGCGGTGACCAGTTTTGATGTGGACACCGTGAAGCGGCTGCCGGTTCTGGATGTGGCCAGCAGCATGAAGTGGTTGTTGCACGAGCGGGCCCGGCCCCAATGGTTTGTTGACAACTTCACCGAGTGGCGCAACGACCGTTTGCTGTTTGCCCTTGTGCCCGAGCAGCGTCTGCGCCGCATCTGTGAGCGGCTCTTTGATGAGGATGAGTTTCTCTCGCCCTATGGCATCCGCGCCCTCTCCAAGGTGTATGAAGAGCACCCTTACACCTTCACCGAGGGCAGTGACTCCCAGACCCTCGGCTACAGCCCGGCTGATAGCCCGGTTCCGATGTTTGGCGGCAACTCCAACTGGCGCGGGCCTGTGTGGATGCCGATCAACTTCCTGTTGATTGAGGCCCTGCAGAAGTTTGGTCATTATTACGGTGATTCCTTCAAGGTGGAGTTTCCGACGCGTTCAGGTAACTGGATTAGTCTTTGGGATGCTTCTCTGCAGTTGGAACATCGCTTGGTGGATTTGTTTCGGCGCGGCTCTGATGGTCGTCGTCCGTTCAATGGTGCTGTGGATCTCTTCCAGAACGATCCGCATTGGCGGGATCTGATTCTGTTTAACGAGTATTTCCATGGCGACAACGGCAGTGGTGTCGGTGCCAGTCACCAGACAGGCTGGACCGCCATGGTGTGCAAGATGATCAACCAACTCAGCCGCTACCCCAGCTCCGCCACAGGCTCGTGA
- a CDS encoding GMC oxidoreductase: MIIDDLHYDVIVIGSGAAGGTLADRLSATGKSVLLLERGSRLALADQNVADVDLFRKDRYHPGEQWFGPDGDPFFPQTVYALGGNTKIWGGVLERMREKEFTGLAYQEASAPDWGLRYGDLEPYYDQAEQLFRVHGESGVDPSEPHRHQGYAHQPKPIEPLMQELKLSLERQGTHPYHLPLTWSESAQDPSGDSELFGIDPASKRSTVQIRDRARVRRLHVNPTGTEVRGVEAEIEGTTWLFRSHVVVLAAGAINTAEILLRSATEHHSRGLSNGSDQVGRNLMKPQLTSVIQLAAEPNSGRYGRSLGITDYYWGDKNVSFPLGSIASGGGVLQDALFAESPPVLSLVTKLLPNFGLEQLAARSVSWWAMSAVLPDPHNRITLRGQQLQINYLPNNREAHDRLVYRWIDTLKQVEADPECHVVKPAPTHPRGEAPLTVMGSVCGTCRMGSNPATSVVDLQGRSHELTNLYIADASVFPSCPGIGIGLTVIANALRVGDQVLQAL, from the coding sequence ATGATCATCGACGACCTTCATTACGACGTCATCGTGATCGGCTCTGGGGCCGCCGGTGGCACCCTGGCTGATCGGTTGTCCGCAACAGGGAAATCTGTGCTGCTGTTGGAGCGTGGCTCGCGGCTGGCGCTGGCTGACCAAAACGTGGCCGATGTGGATCTGTTCCGCAAAGATCGCTACCACCCGGGCGAGCAGTGGTTCGGCCCCGATGGCGATCCCTTCTTCCCCCAGACGGTGTATGCCCTTGGCGGCAACACCAAGATCTGGGGTGGTGTGCTCGAGCGGATGCGCGAGAAGGAGTTCACCGGTCTCGCTTATCAGGAGGCATCCGCTCCAGATTGGGGCCTGCGCTACGGAGATCTGGAGCCCTATTACGACCAGGCCGAGCAGCTGTTCCGCGTGCATGGTGAGTCGGGCGTCGATCCTTCAGAGCCGCATCGACACCAGGGCTATGCCCACCAGCCCAAGCCCATTGAGCCTTTGATGCAGGAGCTCAAACTCTCGCTCGAGCGCCAGGGCACCCATCCTTATCACTTGCCGCTCACCTGGTCGGAATCAGCCCAGGACCCCAGCGGCGATAGCGAGCTGTTTGGGATCGATCCCGCCAGCAAACGCTCCACGGTTCAGATCCGCGATCGAGCCAGGGTGCGCCGTCTGCATGTGAATCCCACCGGCACCGAAGTGCGTGGCGTGGAGGCCGAAATTGAGGGAACCACCTGGCTGTTCCGATCGCATGTGGTGGTGCTGGCTGCCGGTGCCATCAACACCGCTGAAATCCTGTTGCGCTCGGCCACCGAGCACCACAGCCGTGGTCTCTCCAATGGTTCCGACCAGGTTGGTCGCAACCTGATGAAGCCGCAGCTCACCTCGGTGATTCAGTTGGCGGCGGAGCCCAATTCGGGTCGCTACGGCCGCAGCCTGGGCATCACCGACTACTACTGGGGCGACAAAAATGTGAGTTTCCCGCTCGGCTCGATCGCCAGTGGCGGTGGCGTCTTGCAGGACGCGTTATTTGCGGAATCACCGCCGGTGCTGTCGCTGGTCACCAAGCTTCTGCCGAATTTCGGGCTGGAGCAGTTGGCGGCTCGTTCGGTGTCGTGGTGGGCGATGAGTGCCGTGCTGCCAGATCCGCATAACCGCATCACGCTGCGGGGACAGCAGCTGCAGATCAACTACCTGCCCAACAATCGCGAAGCCCACGACCGCCTGGTGTATCGCTGGATTGACACCCTCAAGCAGGTGGAAGCCGATCCCGAATGCCATGTGGTGAAGCCAGCGCCTACCCATCCCCGCGGTGAGGCCCCGCTCACAGTGATGGGCAGCGTTTGCGGCACTTGCCGGATGGGCTCCAATCCCGCCACATCGGTTGTGGATCTTCAGGGCCGGAGCCATGAGCTCACCAACCTCTACATCGCTGATGCCAGTGTCTTTCCCAGCTGCCCTGGGATCGGCATTGGTCTCACGGTGATCGCCAACGCCCTGCGCGTTGGTGACCAGGTTTTGCAAGCCCTATGA